One window from the genome of Enterococcus haemoperoxidus ATCC BAA-382 encodes:
- a CDS encoding helix-turn-helix domain-containing protein, with amino-acid sequence MRKLYIDLVTDKKAIRLINLIYFLADTSDLLTMEDVATNLGVTKKTLKSDIALLQEYNPVIDGFVQVKKETIIFNRDSTYTIEEILSDIIDQQPLFTLLSALLDGEEYSIETWCERIWLSERTLRRYLPHLTEVLERYNLTLQLSPFLALIGEEADIRYLYFDYTSQRGWRDEDVQLDEMVQKFYYEFQEAFLKKYQRVLTLDANRAKMWHHVILQRVGKHLYIPKKQEANKKYEMTDRFEVFSEIYDQLMKKYFSIENLPYEEHIYAYITTLATVIYLPPEGEIYSINLTRKSNYDNQYNTLFDFGESIPLDPTRRKEMYHCLNSFLENLSLLSRVTSLFQRNSFELNQYAKSEFPTIYQACLVKLKQVKLAHDARLVYPEDVATNLSLLLSSYLIDTTIENNKKILLSISGEACYVQHLIAILKKRIPGNFDVIWVFNEKITEEYIKREGIDVIIYNHVMLVPIEGCLSIKVSQFPATGELERLTKKLFEL; translated from the coding sequence ATGCGGAAATTGTATATAGATTTAGTAACAGATAAAAAAGCAATTCGATTGATCAATCTAATTTATTTTTTAGCGGATACCTCTGATTTACTAACAATGGAAGATGTGGCAACCAACTTAGGTGTGACAAAAAAGACGCTAAAAAGTGATATCGCTCTATTACAAGAATACAATCCGGTGATTGATGGATTTGTACAAGTAAAAAAAGAAACCATTATCTTTAATAGAGATAGCACCTACACGATTGAAGAGATTTTATCGGATATTATCGATCAACAGCCGCTTTTTACTTTGTTGAGCGCTCTGTTGGACGGGGAAGAATATTCAATTGAAACTTGGTGTGAACGGATTTGGCTATCAGAACGAACCTTAAGACGCTATTTACCTCATCTAACTGAGGTGTTAGAGCGATACAATTTAACCTTACAATTATCGCCATTTCTAGCTCTGATTGGAGAAGAAGCAGATATTCGGTATTTGTATTTTGATTATACGAGTCAACGTGGTTGGAGAGACGAAGATGTTCAATTAGATGAAATGGTTCAAAAGTTTTATTATGAATTTCAAGAAGCCTTTCTAAAAAAATATCAACGAGTGTTGACACTGGATGCTAATCGGGCAAAAATGTGGCACCATGTTATTTTGCAAAGAGTCGGCAAGCATTTGTACATCCCTAAAAAGCAAGAAGCAAATAAGAAATATGAGATGACAGATCGTTTTGAAGTGTTTTCTGAAATCTATGATCAATTGATGAAAAAGTATTTTTCAATAGAAAACCTCCCTTATGAAGAACATATCTATGCTTATATCACAACCTTAGCAACTGTCATTTATTTACCTCCAGAAGGGGAAATTTACTCAATCAATCTGACACGGAAATCCAATTACGACAATCAGTATAATACGCTCTTTGATTTTGGTGAAAGCATTCCTTTGGATCCTACAAGAAGAAAAGAAATGTATCATTGCTTGAATTCATTTTTAGAAAATCTTAGCTTGCTATCTAGAGTTACATCGTTATTTCAAAGAAACTCATTTGAGCTGAATCAGTACGCTAAAAGCGAATTTCCGACGATTTACCAAGCGTGTTTGGTAAAATTAAAACAAGTCAAATTAGCTCATGATGCGCGATTAGTATATCCGGAAGATGTAGCAACGAATTTGAGTTTGCTGCTTAGTTCCTATTTAATTGATACGACAATTGAAAATAATAAAAAAATTCTTTTAAGCATTTCGGGTGAAGCCTGTTATGTTCAGCATTTGATTGCTATTTTAAAGAAAAGAATTCCTGGTAATTTTGATGTTATCTGGGTTTTTAATGAAAAGATTACTGAAGAGTATATAAAAAGAGAAGGAATTGACGTGATTATTTATAACCATGTGATGCTAGTACCAATTGAAGGCTGTTTAAGTATTAAGGTTTCGCAGTTTCCTGCAACAGGTGAGTTGGAGAGACTGACGAAAAAGTTATTTGAGCTTTGA
- the cls gene encoding cardiolipin synthase, which translates to MNQTLRQFSMVLFVTIITFLLIFIFLPQFIWIIFSFFELISILLSMYIVFRRKDVTSVKVAWVLTLYFIPVVGLFLYLFFGRSNLKSNAVQRREQDRLIRYVQNVNTKPLKPLSRLEDKNERLSKKSVVGGNQFGVLTDGEETFSAIFAALHEAKHHIHLFYFIIKEDELADKLRRILIKKASEGIKVRFGVDGLGSVKLSDEYLDSLKAAQIEVEIFNPIQSFYHIARANWRNHRKVIVIDGTLGFVGGLNIGNEYLGITPKFSHWRDTHLQIKGPLVTQLQESFLYDWLYMKNSAGSASEFMLESYFPTVEVGSDEGQVIYGGPYDQERLVRDVLFNLIDSAKEKISIASPYFVPDDELLALLRRVARNGVSVEIIIPGKGDRKLSYYGNDFYLEDLISAGIHVYKYDDTAFLHCKVMIIDAQVATIGSTNFDIRSFDINHEVSAILYSGQAIQKLADDFKTDRTNAKRITAQDLAQRSTWKKIKGKICGLFAPLL; encoded by the coding sequence ATGAATCAGACGTTACGCCAATTTAGTATGGTTTTGTTTGTTACTATAATCACATTTTTATTGATTTTTATTTTTTTACCACAATTTATTTGGATTATATTTTCATTTTTTGAACTGATTTCTATTTTATTAAGTATGTACATTGTTTTTAGACGCAAAGATGTTACGAGCGTCAAAGTAGCATGGGTGCTGACGTTATATTTTATTCCAGTCGTTGGTCTATTTTTATATCTGTTCTTTGGGCGCAGTAATTTGAAAAGTAATGCCGTTCAAAGGCGAGAGCAGGATAGACTGATTCGCTATGTTCAAAACGTAAATACAAAGCCTTTGAAACCCTTGAGTCGTTTGGAAGACAAAAATGAGCGCTTATCGAAAAAATCGGTAGTAGGAGGTAATCAATTTGGAGTGCTGACAGATGGTGAAGAGACCTTTTCTGCTATTTTTGCAGCATTGCACGAAGCTAAACATCATATCCATTTGTTTTATTTCATAATCAAAGAGGATGAACTTGCAGATAAGCTCAGAAGAATTTTGATAAAGAAAGCTTCCGAAGGGATCAAGGTTCGTTTTGGTGTGGATGGGTTAGGTTCAGTGAAGTTATCGGATGAATATCTTGATTCTTTAAAAGCAGCACAGATAGAGGTAGAAATTTTTAATCCGATCCAATCGTTTTACCATATTGCTAGGGCAAATTGGCGCAATCATAGAAAAGTGATCGTCATTGATGGAACGCTTGGGTTTGTGGGTGGTTTAAATATCGGAAATGAATATTTAGGTATAACCCCAAAATTTTCTCATTGGCGCGATACACATTTGCAAATAAAAGGTCCTTTAGTAACACAGTTACAAGAAAGTTTTCTCTATGATTGGCTATATATGAAAAATAGTGCTGGAAGTGCTAGTGAGTTTATGCTGGAAAGTTATTTCCCTACAGTTGAGGTAGGTAGCGATGAAGGTCAAGTGATATACGGTGGTCCTTATGATCAAGAACGATTGGTTCGCGATGTTTTGTTTAATTTGATCGATTCAGCGAAAGAAAAAATTTCTATTGCCAGTCCGTACTTTGTTCCTGATGATGAATTATTGGCGTTATTAAGAAGAGTTGCTCGTAATGGTGTGAGTGTGGAAATCATCATTCCGGGAAAAGGAGACAGAAAACTTTCTTATTATGGAAATGACTTTTATTTGGAAGATTTAATTAGTGCTGGAATTCATGTTTACAAATACGATGATACCGCTTTTTTACACTGCAAAGTAATGATTATTGATGCACAAGTTGCAACGATTGGTTCGACAAATTTTGATATTCGTAGCTTTGATATCAATCATGAAGTGTCGGCTATTTTATATTCTGGCCAAGCAATTCAAAAATTAGCCGATGATTTCAAAACGGATCGAACCAATGCAAAACGGATCACCGCTCAAGATTTAGCACAAAGAAGTACCTGGAAAAAAATCAAAGGTAAAATATGTGGTCTTTTTGCACCCCTTTTATAA